Proteins from a single region of Chrysemys picta bellii isolate R12L10 chromosome 9, ASM1138683v2, whole genome shotgun sequence:
- the LOC135973350 gene encoding galactose-3-O-sulfotransferase 2-like → MPSSTFYFSILRNPIHLMESSFTYYKGSSPFSHAQSLEEFLSQPARFYNASAPDSHYAKNLMAFDFGFNHNGNFSAKHMQLMLRYIEEAFDLLLLSEYFDESMVLLKEALCWDLDSIVSFPLNSRERSTRSPLSESTAEKIKSWNKLDWAIYRHFNRTFWQRIDWSMGQERMQQEVRVLRERREQLAKTCLQGGGSVGPHKLRDKSLAPLQYGKATIQGYNLKPGLDEVMGQLCRRMVTPELQYSRFLYRRQFPEKAQRIYKPAHPPRIHNRTMG, encoded by the coding sequence ATGCCAAGCTCCACCTTCTACTTCTCCATCCTGCGGAACCCCATCCACCTCATGGAGTCTTCATTCACCTACTACAAAGgcagctcccccttctcccatGCCCAGAGCCTGGAGGAGtttctcagccagccagccaggttTTATAACGCTTCAGCCCCCGACAGCCACTATGCCAAGAACCTCATGGCTTTCGACTTCGGCTTCAACCACAACGGCAATTTCTCTGCCAAGCACATGCAGCTGATGCTGCGGTACATCGAGGAGGCCTTCGACCTTCTCCTCCTCTCCGAGTACTTCGACGAGTCCATGGTGCTGCTGAAGGAAGCACTGTGCTGGGACCTGGACAGCATTGTGTCCTTCCCACTCAACAGCAGGGAGAGAAGCACCAGGTCACCCCTTTCAGAGAGCACGGCAGAGAAGATAAAGAGCTGGAACAAGCTTGACTGGGCAATCTACAGACACTTCAACAGGACCTTCTGGCAGAGGATTGACTGGAGCATGGGCCAGGAGCGCATGCAGCAGGAAGTGAGGGTTCTGCGGGAAAGGCGGGAGCAACTGGCCAAGACCTGCCTTCAAGGGGGGGGCAGTGTAGGCCCCCACAAGCTCAGGGACAAGTCACTGGCACCGCTGCAGTATGGCAAGGCCACAATTCAAGGCTATAATCTGAAGCCAGGGCTGGACGAGGTGATGGGGCAGCTGTGTCGACGCATGGTGACACCTGAGCTGCAGTACAGCAGATTCCTGTACAGGAGACAGTTCCCTGAGAAGGCCCAGCGGATCTACAAACCAGCTCATCCACCCAGGATACACAACAGGACAATGGGCTGA